The segment CCCCCGAACCGTATAAGGGCAAAGGGATCAAGTATCAGGAAGAAAAGATCCGTCGGAAGGTCGGGAAAACCGGTTCTAAATAATCTATGAGGGTGTTATGGAAGCTTTAAAGAAAAAAAAATTAACTCATTTGAAAAGAAAAAAGCGGGTGAGGAAAAAAATCTGGGGTGATGCAACACGCCCTCGGCTTTCGGTTTTTCGCAGTGCCCGGAATATTTATGCCCAGATCATTGTGGATGACACCGGCCAGACGCTGGTCCAGGTATCCAGTTTGAGCCCGGAAATACGGGAGATCCGGGTCCCCGGCAAGGTGGCGG is part of the Deltaproteobacteria bacterium genome and harbors:
- a CDS encoding 50S ribosomal protein L18, producing MEALKKKKLTHLKRKKRVRKKIWGDATRPRLSVFRSARNIYAQIIVDDTGQTLVQVSSLSPEIREIRVPGKVAVAQKVGALLAQKAMEKGIKQVVFDRNGFLYHGRVKAVSLAAREAGLDF